One Arachis hypogaea cultivar Tifrunner chromosome 18, arahy.Tifrunner.gnm2.J5K5, whole genome shotgun sequence genomic window, GTCTTGCCGCCTGTTTCGTTCCTCCGTCTGTCAATTTGGTCGCCTTTGCTCTgctttagtttttttcttttgttaatttctatGATTTTGAGGTTCTATTTTTTAAAGATTCAACTCTGTTTGCTTCAATTTATGGTcgtgtattttgttaattttactgagTTACTGAAATCTGAGATCTGATTCTTGAGTTGCTGTTTTTTTGTCTGTTTGTTGTGTTCTGAATCTGAATTGGGGTGAGTTGATATTTTTTCTGTTTGTTGTGTTCTGAATTTTGACTTCTGAATTAGCGTTGGTGGTGGTATGATTAATTTTATTATGGTGTTTTACATTGATCTGCAAATGAGGACATACATATGTTATAGCTTCTTTATACAAATTTGTTAGACCCAGCAGAAAAGTTGCAAAAGACATGCCCAGAAATAGAATAAAATCTTCACCCTCGTGCCCTCATCTTTATTGTTTATTCCCTTCCATTTCAACATTGTTAATTCTACaataatttctttctttaatttctccttTTACCCTAAATTTAGGAAATTAAACATTGGTttagatttttcttattttaattttgaaaagaataagAGGAGATCAGATTTTAGTTTACTTACCAGATATTGTTATGGTAACAAAAGAGGTCATGCTACATGTTTcattgtatatttaatttttaataattttatttaatatttaattaaatcggttaaACTCCGGTTGAATTCCAGTCGAACTTTTGAATCAATAAACCAGTCACTTTACCGATTCATTGACcagtccggttctcgcaaccttggtttCTACTAAAAATGATGATAAGAAATGTTTGTTGTTTTCTGTAAAttctaataattgtaattcttcattttcttttgtgAATTATAGTAGTACTTGTGCACGACAAAATGACGATAAACTATTTTAGCAGCCTCTTGTAATAAAGACCAAATTCTGAAATGCAATAAATAGAATTTCTGACAAGAACAttacttctttaatttcttgcaaatcTAACTTGAATTCTCTTAATTCCGAatgtatttataattgtgttcAATTTGTGAATTTAACTTATAAGCACCCATTATGTCTTAATTCTGATTCTGCTATTTCTAAATACAATCATATTACTCCATCATGTTTAGAATCTGACTCTAGTACTCATTCTTTAAATCATTGCAAATCTAAATTTGATTCTCGTAATTCGAAGCTATATACAATTGTGATCAGCATGTGAATTTCAATAGAGacttgctacacatacaagtctttttgatatacaagtttatacaagttaaccctaatttaataaaatccacttttataatgcaaggaagaagaggaagagttttaaattatataaaacttatcaatacacatacataaaaaattcttaaacaatacaataTAAATGATTTGTATGGACTTATATgtgtaaatgacttgtatgtagaGAATAATCCATttcaataataatagtaataactcGTTATGTCTTGTGTCTAAATGTGTTACTACTACTATAACTCTTTGCAAGTCTGATTTTGGTTTACCTAATATTAATTATTCATCTAAATATGTCTTATTATCtaataaacaaaattataaccCAATTGAACTATGGCATAAAAGACTTGGTCACACAGCTGTACGTAATGTTATAAGAGTTCTTTTCCTTAGCAATACTTTTGAACTTGTCTGAATCATGTTCTATATCTAAAATACATGCTATCCTTTCTTGGTCAAATTATGTTTATACATCACCATTAGAACTTTTCCTTTTTAATATTTGGGACCCTCTCCCATCACTTCATAAAGGTCTGAGGatagatatatattttattcaaaatattttataattaaaaaaaattagtcaaaaccagtcctaatttattttatttagtatttattaattatcacaataattaataaatattaaataaaataaattttaactgattttttattttcttagcaTTATCGATACTTTATTAGTTTTGTTGATGcttttacaaaatatatatgcATATAATGTTTgcgccaatttttttttcaaatattgtcGATAGATTTATCGTTAGAAAATTTAATctgataataatatttttatccgataaatttattaatatatttgtcgATGATAAACTTGTCACTAACATCGAATACTAATGTAATAAAAAATGTTTTGAGCAATTGTTGGGGGTTGGTGtgggattttaatattttatcattttattcaatttttaataaatattaaataaaataagtcttagttgattttttttatgttcctagcattatcaatattttattaatcttgTTGATGCTTTTATAAAATATACGTGTATGTAATATTCgcgtcaattttttttttcaaatattgccAATAGATTTATCGTTAAAAAATTTTATCTGATAATAATGTTTTTATTCaataaatttattgatatatTTGTCAATAAATTTGCTCGTAAACTTACCACTAACATCAGATACTAATTATGACAATAAATCTAATagtatttcatattttttataataaaatagaataaaatgtttaataaaattaatcattaaaagtCACAATGTCatttttcaattaataaaaaaCAGATTATTATTTTGAGCAATTATTGCGAGTTGGTGtgggattttaatattttatcattttactcAACTTTTAAATATTTTCGGAGAAAGTTGAAGCACCTCGAAACTCAAAAAccaaattttgttttatatacTTCTCTGCAATCCACACACACGTCAATGGCagccatggaagaagcatctcctcCTCCTCCAATACACATAACCATATTTCCATGGTTTGCCATGGGACACTACACCCCATTTCTTCACTTCTCAAACAAACTTGCAAAGAGAGGCCACAGAATCTCCTTCTTCGTCCCGAGAAAAACAATATCAAAGCTTCAACACCTAAACCTTCACCCACACCTCATCACCTTCATCCCCATCACTGTTCCTCACGTCCATGGCCTTCCCCGTGGAGCTGAAACCACTTCTGACGTTCCCTTCTCTCTTTTTCCTCTGATCGCCACAGCCATGGATCAAACAGAGAACGACATCGAGCTTCTCCTTCAAGAGCTAAACCCGCAGATCGTGTTCTTCGATTTCCAACACTGGCTACCCAACATAACTCGAAAACTCGGCATCAAATCCATGCAATACTGGATCGTCTATCCGTTTTCATTGGCCTACTTTGATAAAGGACCAAGACAGAGACAGAGTCAAGGGAATGATTTAACGGAATCTGATCTCATGAAACCTCCACCAGGGTTTCCCGATTCATCGGTGAAGCTTCACGCACACGAGCTTCGCTTCGTAGCTTCCACAATGAAATGGGAATTTGGAAGCGGTGTTCCGATATATGATCGGTTCAGAATTGGAAGAGAGTTAGCAGATGCAATTGGGTTCAAAGGTTGCAGAGAAATTGATGGTCGGTACACTGATTTCTTTGAGAATTTTTACAAGAAGCCATGCTTGCTTTCCGGGCCTCTCTTGCCAGAGCCGTCAAACATTGCTTTAGAAGAGAAATGGAAATCATGGCTTGATCGATTCAAACCCGGTTCAGTGGTTTATTGTGCTTTTGGAAGCGAAACCGCTTTGCAACAAAACCAGTTTCAAGAACTGTTGCTTGGTCTTGAACTAACCGGTTTTCCGTTTCTTGCAGCATGTAAGCCACCGGTTGGGTTTGATTCCATTGAAGAAGCGTTACCAGAAGGATTTAAAGAAAGAGTTGAGGAAAGAGGAGTTGCGTACGGTGGATGGGTGCAGCAACAGTTGGTTTTGGAGCACCCTTCTGTTGGGTGCTTCATAACACACTGTGGTTCAGCTTCCATAACGGAGGCTCTTGTGAACACGTGTCAGATTGTGCTGCTGCCACGTTTGGGAGCTGATCATGTTATGAATGCAAGAATGATGAGTATGGCGTTGAAGGTTGGAATTGAAGTTGAGAAAGGTGAGGAAGATGGGTTGTTTACAAAAGAGTGTGTGTTCAAAGCTGTTAAGATTGTGATGGATGATGAGAGTGAAGTTGCAAGAGAGGTGAGAGAAAATCATAGCAAGCTTAAGAATTTCTTATTAAGGAAAGATTTTGAGACTTCTTGCCTTGATAGTTTCTGTAGCAAGCTTCAAGATCTTTTGtgattttctgtgtttttcttcTAGTGGGAGCAATAAGTTGTgtgtaaaagaaatgaaaaagaaaaaaaaaacttccagaactttttGTTCTTGATATTAGAGTACCAAGTACCAATTGTGTTTGTTTAAAATGTGATGTTTGGAGTGTTCTTTTTTAAATGCCAAATTGTTTAACTAGAAAAGTAAAAATTAGACCATTCAATTCGTTAGAGGTATAGAAATTGGACCGTTATTTgtgttataaaaaattaaaaaatttgaggtaTAGAAATCTAACCGTCTAATTTGTAGAGATATGAAAATCGGATCATCcgatttatgttaaaaaaaataaaaaatttcagatACAGAAATTGACCCCTCTAATTTGTTTATcttccacaattttaaaaaatactaaaaattacaatgttagagtatattactatttttatttttatccagaaaaaactaaataaaaaaatttcaaaaagacAACAAAcaacaaattatattttttttgataaaaaaagttATATTACCTATCAATAATTTTATAGTCATTATATGATTAATATGAACAAATAAAAATCTAACTAACACAAGCATACATTTTCTAGTTTTTATCAGATGTCACCCAGGAACAGAGctaacataaaatttgaaaagagtttaaatttataaaataaaaattttaagaaaattaaactaaaatttatttttaatttacaaaaagaAAGAAGTTTAAGAGAGTCATTATCCCCTTGAGGCATGAGAGGCTCTGCCTCAGATGTCACCTATGTTGCCATAATCCTCTCCCTGATCACCTCGCAGCAAATTTTGAAAGCAGCTTTGGTAGTCATGGAAGAAACGTTGAGAGCACTATTAATATAACCCCACCCTTTTTGTCTTATCTGTTTATTCCAATTCTCTATTTAGGTTCTTTTTTaccttattaaaaaaaattatatttttaatttagcgTTATATTGATGTCCTAATTGGACCTAGTATCTGTATTCTATTCTTCAATAATGAATGGAATTtgactttgataaaaaaaatacattttctaGTTTCTACTTTTTTTTAAGGAAGGAAAGGGGTGAAAGAAAAAGTTATATTATTAACTTTAGattagttaaaataatatttgaaaatatGAAGGGGTAAGGGACCAAGGGTAGGTAGTGTACTCAATAATATTTGGACTCAAATAATTTTGTAAACAAATAAAGTTATTATCACTGCAGTTTTTGACAACAATATTGTGGACTTACCATTTTCAGCAGGAAACTCATTTTCGTTTTTATTTATGGTCCATgtgtcataaaaaataattttataccagtttttatgttataaacagtaaataaaaatttaaagtatttctcttttttaataagaggaactaactttaatttttattgtaatcccacttaattaattaattaaaataattaaaattaatgtagttattattttgtttataataatattattaaaatttataaattcaaaaataattcactattaaaaatattaaaattaaaaaaattaataattttatatataataatagtacaATAACTATTTAACAACTAGTATTGCAACCGTTAATTTTGTAATGTAATTagcattttaaaatttataaacaaaaataaataatccaACAAAAACTTATTTTGTaatgtgtaaaaattaaatttattttttcatgtaaataaatttaattaattataatttaatataataatataaataatatttaatattaattttttataattatttatatttattataatttaaataactaatataaataattaatatatttaattaatataactcattaattaaataaagatataattaattactataattattaataaattgattataatttaattaattataatttaattatttaacaaattatcatatgtgaaattataaaattttttaatataaacatatatgtaatgtaatatatatatttattaaaatttatttagtgaCTTGTCACATGACAAAAAATTGTTGgctattgaaaatttttttagagGAATTCTTGGTCTCGGTCTGGTCTTAGTGAAAGGACTCTCTCCACTTTTTCTTCTAATGATTTTTTTTGTGTGAAAATAAGACCTCTATTTAGTATTTACTACCATTAGGACAGGCAataggtagggtagggtagggtttagactcTACTCTAATTCTATTTGCGAGTTGAAAACTTCTTTAAAATTCTACTTTATCCTATCTGCGAGTTGAGAATTTTTCAACCCTAGCCCTACTCGCATCCTAAAGTTCTAAATCCTATCCTACCCAATCCTACccgtaaaaacacaaaaaaaaattcaaccattcaaaattttatacatattaataaaataaaaaataaaaaattaagttcaaattaaaattaaaaacgatAAAATCTTAAGAAAATccaatataaaattacaaataatatgatcatcaactaGTTTAGTgattatttcaagtttttataagaaaaaaattgtGAATACAAGACTCACTTTCTTCACAAAATacataacttttacatatatattatataatatattaagaatACAAATAAAGTAAGATAAAATATACCCAAAATCTGTACTCTATCATATCCGTAACAAGTAAAATAGACAACTATATCTAAACAGATTAATCCAAATTAAATATTCACAGGTAGAGTATATATTGACAGCCCTAACCACCATGGAGTTCCTCTTATATCCCCAACCCAAATGTTGAAGTCAAAAGGTGCATTAAGTTGTCTTTCGACGTGGCATAATTCCGAGTTGGCACACATTTCCAGTTTGCATGCATGCAAAACATTTTCCattgaataaaaaattgaatCTCCCTTGAAGGATAAATTTCAGtaacacaaaaaataatatttgttaaacaaaattattcaaaatttactttttttttgttgtactttAAATACATTTTTCATGTATTAAAACATATTACTTTTCACATTTTTAACAAATAAGAACACTTGGTAGAACTTTTGctaattaattctaaataaaatagttaataatcGATTTAAACATTCCTGAAAAAAAGGCCGTGCagaatagtaaataaaaaaagagacCAACAATTTCTCTACCGTGCCATAAATATTTGCTTCATGCACATAATTATTCGCTAAAAAAGGCCGTGCAGAATAGTAAATAAAAACTTAcactcttttttactttttattaacaCACTGAAATTTTATCCTTAGATTCGAAGTATTTTGGGAAGAAAAAGTATGGAAAGACAATGAATTTagtgtacaatatgtacaatagaaataaaattaaaattataatccattaataattaatttaattaattctttataatttcgaattttaaattttaaattttaaataaataagaatttagttATGAAAAAGTTACGTATTCCTCCATTTTACGCGTATGCCGATTCGAAATTGGACCTCTACAAGAAACTCCAGGAACCGAAGATTCTCGCCGGAGCCCCTAAACTCTACCCTGACCTTGTCACACTCAACGTTGTCCCCTCCATCGTCGACCTCCTCAACCACGACAACACTGACATCGCCATCGACTTCGTTCAGCTCCTCCAGGACCTCACTGACGAGGATGTCCTCGACGACAACGATGTACCGGCTAGTTGATGCTTTGATAGAGAACATTGTTCTCGAATTCCTGGTGCAGATTCTCCACCGGCTTAACGATTCTGATCCCGACGACTCTGCCTCAGTTTACGCGACGCTTGCAACGATAGAGAATCTGATCGAAATGAAGCCGGCAGTGGTAGAGTTAGTTTGTGAGAGGACGAAGTTGATGAAGTGGCTGCTCGGGAAGATTAAGGTATGATTATTATATTGAAATTAAatggttaatagtcaaattattcCTTAGAAGATAAGACATTCTTCAAATTCATtcctaaaagatttttttaatcaaattggtcctttaaagattacgaattaatcatatttaaTCTCCAGTCATTccattaataattttattgatgttgtaaaacgttaattgataacatatataatacctGATATATATGTCTAATTGAATATTGACcaaatatgtttataaaaatttattaatttagtcatttttctcAATTATAAAAATCTTATTCCCAATATGACCTAGTgactaaattgataaattttcgtaaatatatttagtcaacgtccaattgaacatgttatatgtCATGTAAGCTACCAATTAACATTTTACATCATCAATCGTTGACGAAAATTGTAAGTGGAGTAACTGAaagacaaatatgattaattcgtaatctttgaatgaccaatttgattgaaaaaatctttCAGTGACGAATTTAAAGAATGTCTTATCTTTCaaagactaatttgactattaatcctGGAATTAAATTAACGGGCTCTGTaactggatgttcaattcactagatatgtagatggttattttgtttgatttagttTAAGTATATACAATTAACAAATGCTGGATGGTCATTTCACTAGGTAgtcggatgattattttaataactacgtGGATGATTGTTTGATAGTCAACAAAGAAACTTCTAAAGCCGGAGAGGTGGAATGATTAATGAGGGTGGGATAGCAAACGATTTGGGGAGAATGTTTGGATAAATTCCTTTAGTAAATTAAGGTTAAgatggttaattttttaaaataattgtttagttttttttttcttatattggatcaaattcaaaatctaatgTACACATTATCAATATTTCTCTAGCAAAATTTTAGgaattatataaaataagatgACTAATTTATGTTGTAAACATCAACTTAatgtgattttaatttattagaaatgctAGATGTACAAATAATTTTTAACCAAATTTCTCCCaaaccttttttttattatttaaaaaagagCCACTTCCAAAGGATTGGGATTTTTTTGTAGCTTCTATTCCAACATTAGGATTAACCAGTAATACATCAACAACACACTCAATGCAGTCATCTGTACCCATATAATTCCAATCTCAATAACAAGTCACACAGTCATGTTCCCCATACTCTATTTAATTTTAACTACACTGCCCCTTTTGAAAACGGTGGTTTCTTCCCTGTAGAGTTCTGGACGTGAAATTCGGGATGTGGCTCTCCAATGCATTGTGCATGCTTGACAAGAGCTGGAGAATGCATTGGATATATGAGAAAAACTCCATCCCAATTTCTAATTATGTGTCTAAATAAAGAACATAGCGTATTCAAATGAATATAAAATGATTCTCTGACGTTTATATATTCATTCCATTAGATAATTAAGGCTTTCAGTAAGAATTACTTTCAACACTTAATAACACAATCCTGCACGTATACACTGAAAGTTAACTATACTTCTTAGATTGCATCATTAAAAGTTGATGGTGATTCTCATAGAGGATCTATCTTAGTTTGTTAGGTATAAGACAAATGATACAGTAAAATATAAAGatgaaaaaattagaaatttgtataaaatataaaaacaattgAAATAACTTTttttgagaattacaacttctctctatcacaaAGAGACTACAATAACATTCTCTCTTAATAAAAGGAGAACATACTTGTCTCTATCATatataggagaaaactacttAAAGAAATATGATGTTATTCTatctggatgacttgattgaaatgaattaaagaaaaactcaatttatagatgagtctcttcaatatgaagcttCCGTCcattagaggtatataattcttctctttttcaaccattaaaattctaaggttataaactaagattgtttattacctttcattttatttatttattttctaaaattagctttactaattttcacaatctcccacttaaagctaatttcgataaattttcaaaattcatgttaCTCATATATTCCATAGGCCGTATGAGAATCTACACCATTCAAACTTTTTTGTGTTGATTGGTTTTGTCATGGCATCTGTTAGGTTATCTTTAGTGTGAATCTTCTGCATATCAACActtccttcttctactacttcccgaacaaagtgatattgtactccaATATGTTTTGTTCTTGAATGAAAGGCAGGATTCTTTGTAATGTGCAaggcactctgactgtcacaataCATAGAAATCTTTTGTTGTTT contains:
- the LOC112771931 gene encoding cyanidin 3-O-galactoside 2''-O-xylosyltransferase FGGT1, coding for MAAMEEASPPPPIHITIFPWFAMGHYTPFLHFSNKLAKRGHRISFFVPRKTISKLQHLNLHPHLITFIPITVPHVHGLPRGAETTSDVPFSLFPLIATAMDQTENDIELLLQELNPQIVFFDFQHWLPNITRKLGIKSMQYWIVYPFSLAYFDKGPRQRQSQGNDLTESDLMKPPPGFPDSSVKLHAHELRFVASTMKWEFGSGVPIYDRFRIGRELADAIGFKGCREIDGRYTDFFENFYKKPCLLSGPLLPEPSNIALEEKWKSWLDRFKPGSVVYCAFGSETALQQNQFQELLLGLELTGFPFLAACKPPVGFDSIEEALPEGFKERVEERGVAYGGWVQQQLVLEHPSVGCFITHCGSASITEALVNTCQIVLLPRLGADHVMNARMMSMALKVGIEVEKGEEDGLFTKECVFKAVKIVMDDESEVAREVRENHSKLKNFLLRKDFETSCLDSFCSKLQDLL